Proteins from a single region of Chryseobacterium sp. W4I1:
- a CDS encoding superoxide dismutase, translating to MSFELPKLGYAYDALEPTIDAKTMEIHHTKHHQAYIDNLNKAIEGTELAGKTIEEICQTGTDKPAVRNNGGGHFNHSLFWEILTPGGSNEPVGNVKAAIEAYGGLEKFKTDFSEAAKTRFGSGWAWLVKNGDGSVSVSSTPNQDNPLMPVADVKGTPVLGLDVWEHAYYLNYQNRRPDYVAAFFSVVNWDKVEELFNK from the coding sequence ATGTCATTTGAATTACCTAAATTAGGATATGCATACGATGCATTGGAGCCTACGATTGATGCTAAAACTATGGAAATCCACCATACAAAACATCACCAGGCTTATATTGACAATTTAAATAAAGCAATTGAAGGAACTGAACTGGCAGGTAAAACGATCGAGGAGATCTGTCAGACAGGAACGGACAAACCAGCAGTAAGAAATAACGGAGGAGGACATTTCAACCACTCTCTATTCTGGGAAATTCTAACTCCTGGTGGAAGCAATGAGCCTGTAGGAAACGTAAAAGCTGCTATTGAAGCTTACGGTGGTCTTGAAAAATTCAAAACTGATTTTTCTGAAGCTGCTAAAACAAGATTCGGTTCAGGATGGGCTTGGTTGGTGAAAAATGGAGATGGATCTGTGTCTGTTTCTTCTACTCCAAACCAGGACAACCCATTAATGCCTGTTGCAGACGTTAAAGGAACTCCTGTTTTAGGATTGGACGTTTGGGAGCACGCTTATTACTTAAACTACCAAAACAGAAGACCTGACTATGTTGCCGCTTTCTTCAGCGTAGTAAACTGGGATAAAGTAGAAGAATTATTCAACAAATAA
- a CDS encoding transposase: MNLKQIHIGSLVKTKVEELRIPSERIMKFLNCTETEIEDMYLQESIDTHKLLRWCKLLDFDFFRIFTGHLILYAPPTKINKTVKVGNSTLEFRKSVYTEEVKVFILNKIMTGEMTIKEIIIKYKIPKTTLYKWVKKV; the protein is encoded by the coding sequence ATGAATTTAAAACAGATACATATCGGAAGTTTAGTGAAAACAAAAGTAGAAGAGCTCCGTATACCTTCCGAAAGAATCATGAAATTTTTAAACTGTACCGAAACTGAAATAGAAGATATGTATCTGCAGGAGAGTATAGATACCCATAAGTTGCTAAGATGGTGCAAACTTTTGGATTTTGATTTCTTCAGGATATTTACAGGCCATCTCATTCTTTATGCACCACCAACGAAAATAAATAAAACAGTTAAGGTGGGAAATTCTACCCTTGAATTCAGGAAAAGTGTTTATACAGAAGAGGTTAAGGTATTTATATTGAATAAGATAATGACTGGTGAAATGACGATAAAAGAAATTATAATAAAGTACAAGATTCCTAAGACTACTCTTTACAAGTGGGTGAAAAAAGTATAG
- a CDS encoding carboxypeptidase-like regulatory domain-containing protein, translating into MIKKLSLVSLFTLLPASFYFAQTTVFAYLKDADGKPVERAEVDLKGSENDVTADKIGYFQFVDLQTGHYQIMITKPNFETKMMEFDVTDEKRKDLGTITLYSNLTNADQGLAIIDNSGDSEDSNSGQASTVGLLQSSQDVFSRIAAFDLGFYWFRPRGIDGRSVESMLNGVSMLESDNGNVDFGTWGGLNEITRYPEISANHAPSEYAFGGNSSVIYKNTKASDYRKGSQLTYSLTNRNYTNRLSYRYSSGMNKNGWAFTGMIARRWAQEGIQDGTSYDAYSGYLGIEKKFSDNHTMTFNAIGSKYARSTSSPNTQEVYDFRGIHYNSYWGWQGGEKRNERVRRGFQPLFQLQDFWKINKNSQLWTSVSYQFGKDYSSRLDWYRANNPSPTYYRNLPSYWLNFNNPAPEQAANIGITRDWWTNDDQSHTQINWDNLYNINRNGDLYMSQFGGRRAAYFLVDDVKDDKIFNAATHYTYNFTDTSRFILNVSYQNYKSGQYREVNDLLGADFALNMDPFASNTDASRVWGKYNLKEDDASVAKKEGDKIGYDYIFRRQEIKINPAFKFSTGKFDVFVSGLFGYTNNSREGLFQHYLYQSSYGKGEDKNFWNVGVKGQVTYRINGRNFLVYNGAYFSQSPFLNDIYFNTRVSGVTTPNIKNVVIDANDLSYVISTPIVKVRLTGYLVNTQNETSVQRYFAQGVKLTTLTESGDQAPVQDGAFITQVLAGANKRNMGVELGAQVKITPTLTANGLLSIGQYTYTNNPTVYFASDAVGTFRELDNSGNIISRSYTNMGEATLKNYKQGGTPQEAYNLGLRYNSPKYWWVGASWNYFGHSYLDPSPVTRTARFYTNPNTPGVPYDNVNPEELARVLTPTKLPSEFFLNANAGKSWMFGKYYVLISASVNNILNNKNYITGGFEQTRNVNYTDYANDYDSGNMVFAPKYWYSQGRSYFVNLQLRF; encoded by the coding sequence ATGATTAAAAAATTATCATTAGTCTCCTTATTTACTCTACTTCCGGCTTCATTCTATTTTGCGCAGACTACTGTATTTGCGTATCTTAAGGATGCAGATGGAAAGCCTGTTGAAAGGGCAGAAGTAGACCTTAAGGGGAGTGAAAATGATGTAACGGCTGACAAAATTGGATATTTCCAGTTTGTAGATCTGCAGACGGGCCATTATCAAATTATGATTACGAAACCAAACTTCGAAACCAAAATGATGGAGTTTGACGTAACCGATGAGAAAAGAAAGGATCTAGGGACTATTACCCTATATTCCAATCTTACGAACGCAGATCAAGGATTAGCTATTATTGACAATAGCGGTGATAGCGAAGACAGTAACAGCGGACAGGCCTCTACAGTAGGTTTACTCCAGTCGTCTCAGGATGTTTTCAGTAGAATTGCAGCATTTGATTTAGGATTTTATTGGTTCCGTCCAAGAGGGATTGATGGAAGATCTGTAGAATCTATGCTGAATGGTGTTTCTATGCTTGAATCTGATAATGGTAATGTAGATTTTGGAACCTGGGGTGGGCTTAACGAGATCACCAGGTACCCGGAAATTTCCGCAAATCATGCGCCATCCGAATATGCATTCGGTGGAAACAGTTCTGTTATTTATAAAAATACAAAAGCCAGTGACTATAGAAAAGGAAGTCAATTAACGTATTCCCTTACAAACCGGAATTATACCAACAGATTATCTTACAGGTATTCTTCCGGAATGAACAAGAACGGATGGGCTTTTACCGGAATGATTGCCAGAAGATGGGCTCAGGAAGGAATACAGGACGGAACTTCCTATGATGCCTACAGCGGCTATCTTGGGATTGAAAAGAAATTCAGTGACAACCATACTATGACATTTAATGCCATTGGTTCCAAATATGCAAGAAGCACTTCCAGCCCGAATACCCAGGAAGTTTATGATTTTAGAGGAATTCACTACAACTCGTATTGGGGTTGGCAAGGAGGAGAAAAAAGGAATGAGAGGGTCAGAAGAGGATTTCAGCCATTATTTCAGTTGCAGGACTTCTGGAAAATTAATAAAAATTCTCAATTGTGGACTAGCGTTTCCTATCAGTTCGGTAAAGATTACAGTTCAAGACTGGATTGGTACAGGGCAAATAATCCTTCCCCTACTTATTACCGTAATCTGCCAAGCTATTGGTTGAATTTTAATAATCCTGCACCCGAGCAGGCAGCTAATATAGGAATTACTAGAGATTGGTGGACCAATGATGATCAGTCTCATACACAGATCAACTGGGATAATCTTTATAATATAAACAGAAACGGAGATCTTTATATGTCACAGTTTGGCGGAAGAAGAGCTGCCTATTTCCTTGTGGATGATGTGAAGGATGATAAGATTTTCAATGCAGCAACACATTATACTTATAATTTTACAGATACCTCCCGTTTCATTCTGAATGTCTCTTATCAGAATTATAAATCTGGACAATACAGAGAAGTTAATGATCTTCTGGGTGCAGATTTTGCCCTGAATATGGATCCATTCGCATCGAATACTGATGCAAGCAGAGTTTGGGGGAAATACAACCTTAAAGAAGATGATGCTTCCGTTGCGAAAAAAGAAGGCGATAAAATAGGATATGATTATATCTTCAGAAGACAGGAAATAAAAATAAATCCAGCTTTTAAATTCTCAACAGGTAAATTTGATGTTTTTGTGTCCGGATTATTCGGATATACCAACAATAGCAGAGAAGGATTATTCCAGCATTACCTTTATCAGTCATCTTACGGAAAAGGAGAGGACAAAAACTTTTGGAATGTGGGTGTAAAAGGGCAGGTAACCTATAGAATTAATGGTAGAAACTTCCTGGTTTATAACGGAGCTTATTTTTCACAGTCTCCTTTCCTGAATGATATCTATTTTAATACAAGAGTAAGTGGCGTTACTACACCAAATATCAAGAATGTTGTTATTGATGCCAATGATTTAAGCTACGTAATATCTACTCCTATTGTTAAGGTAAGATTGACAGGTTATTTAGTTAACACTCAGAATGAAACCAGTGTTCAGAGATATTTTGCACAGGGAGTTAAATTAACGACATTAACTGAAAGCGGAGATCAGGCACCTGTTCAGGACGGTGCTTTTATTACTCAGGTACTTGCGGGTGCTAACAAGAGAAATATGGGAGTTGAGCTTGGTGCACAGGTAAAGATCACTCCTACACTAACGGCTAATGGACTATTAAGTATCGGGCAATATACGTATACTAATAATCCTACTGTTTATTTTGCTTCTGACGCTGTAGGAACATTCAGAGAACTTGATAACAGTGGAAACATCATATCAAGATCCTATACCAATATGGGAGAGGCTACTTTGAAAAACTACAAACAGGGAGGAACTCCACAGGAAGCCTATAATTTAGGTCTTCGCTACAACAGCCCAAAATACTGGTGGGTAGGGGCAAGCTGGAATTATTTCGGACACTCTTACTTGGATCCGTCTCCGGTAACCAGAACGGCAAGGTTCTATACCAATCCCAATACGCCTGGAGTGCCTTATGATAATGTAAATCCTGAAGAGTTGGCTAGAGTTCTTACGCCTACGAAACTTCCTAGTGAGTTTTTCCTTAATGCCAATGCAGGAAAATCGTGGATGTTTGGTAAATATTATGTACTGATTTCTGCTTCTGTAAATAATATTCTTAATAATAAAAATTACATTACAGGAGGATTCGAGCAGACCAGAAATGTGAACTATACTGATTATGCGAATGATTATGACAGCGGAAATATGGTATTTGCTCCTAAATACTGGTATTCCCAGGGAAGGTCTTATTTTGTAAATCTTCAACTTAGATTCTAA
- a CDS encoding Two component regulator three Y domain-containing protein: MYKKQLELYDNTKTQDTMIFKKFFRLISGEAEELYDEDERNYLNLINKYLLFLFLLFLFYSIFIIIFFGDAVISTFLTITTLFWLFLMAVKGKTNRYRKTLKTSVIFVFILLAFIISFFHIYTFKNAGVEYFYFSLLFAIPFFFNYKENFISILILAFIISANCVACLYFDFDFLPRSIFFEAGDFKTIKLLNILFSIASFLLDISFITQKDDLIFGLMKDTRIKDSTIEDLQKTNTGLLKQQMIINHLTEENIREICSLAESNSPLFFDKFQIFFPHFIPAVLSKNPNLIHSELYFCALMKIDFDTKKIAKCTNSSIRAVESKKYRIRKKLDIPSEMNINSFILKI; encoded by the coding sequence ATGTACAAAAAGCAACTTGAGCTTTATGATAACACAAAAACACAGGACACAATGATTTTTAAAAAATTCTTTCGATTGATCAGTGGAGAAGCTGAGGAATTATATGATGAGGATGAGCGTAATTATCTTAATCTCATTAATAAATATCTTCTATTCCTTTTTCTGTTGTTCTTATTTTACTCAATATTCATCATTATCTTTTTCGGAGATGCAGTTATCTCTACGTTTTTGACGATCACTACACTTTTCTGGCTTTTTTTAATGGCTGTTAAAGGAAAGACAAACCGCTATAGAAAAACATTAAAGACAAGTGTCATTTTTGTCTTTATCCTGTTGGCTTTTATCATCAGTTTCTTTCATATCTATACTTTTAAAAATGCGGGAGTAGAGTACTTCTATTTCTCACTTTTATTTGCTATCCCTTTCTTTTTTAATTATAAGGAAAACTTTATTTCAATCCTGATCCTTGCCTTTATAATCAGTGCCAATTGTGTTGCCTGCTTATATTTTGACTTTGATTTTCTTCCTAGAAGCATTTTTTTTGAGGCCGGGGATTTCAAAACCATAAAACTGCTTAATATTTTATTTTCCATAGCTTCATTTCTGCTGGATATCTCCTTTATTACTCAGAAAGATGATCTGATCTTCGGGCTTATGAAAGATACAAGAATAAAAGACTCTACTATAGAAGATTTGCAGAAAACCAATACCGGGCTCCTGAAGCAGCAAATGATCATCAATCATCTTACAGAAGAAAATATCCGTGAAATCTGTAGCCTGGCAGAAAGTAACTCGCCGCTGTTCTTTGATAAATTCCAGATCTTTTTCCCACATTTTATTCCTGCTGTTTTATCAAAAAATCCGAATCTTATTCATTCCGAACTTTATTTCTGTGCATTAATGAAGATTGACTTTGATACCAAGAAAATCGCAAAGTGTACGAACAGCAGTATCAGAGCAGTGGAAAGTAAAAAATACAGAATCAGGAAAAAGCTGGATATTCCTTCTGAAATGAACATCAACAGTTTTATTCTCAAAATATAA
- a CDS encoding endonuclease: protein MKRFISFMAIIFSVMAFSQQGKLRKVAAVGFLNVENLWDTIRSADYIDGTKDISNPAFHRSIPLDSIKFLEVEKHDGPWSDGALKGKKAVRYQSGSEEFTPNSPKNYTTKVYKAKLANEAKVISEMGAQYTKTAPAVVGLIEVENRQVIEDLVKQPALAKYDYGIIHYNSYDYRGIDVALIYQKRRFTPTNSLKKELKVFGDDGKREYTRDILVVTGFLDNEKVAFFMNHWPSRRGGEAISLPKRNAAAALLKQQMDSIRTADPTTKVFAMGDFNDDPVSASLKNYLKAVASPKDLSETTPYLNLMYPLYKKGIASLAYQDAPNLFDQIIVSKNLITDQVTKEYSVYKAEIFAPAYLVNKEGNYKGYPFRSWDGDRFTGGYSDHFPAFVILQKEP from the coding sequence ATGAAAAGATTTATAAGTTTTATGGCCATCATTTTTTCGGTAATGGCTTTTTCACAGCAAGGAAAACTTAGAAAAGTGGCTGCCGTTGGTTTTTTGAATGTTGAAAACCTTTGGGACACAATTCGTTCAGCAGATTATATTGACGGAACTAAAGATATTTCTAATCCTGCTTTCCATAGAAGCATTCCGCTCGACTCTATTAAGTTTTTAGAAGTGGAAAAGCATGACGGACCTTGGAGTGATGGCGCCTTAAAGGGTAAAAAAGCAGTAAGATACCAAAGCGGATCTGAAGAATTTACCCCAAACAGTCCAAAAAACTATACTACTAAAGTTTATAAAGCAAAGCTTGCCAACGAAGCAAAAGTAATTTCTGAAATGGGAGCGCAGTACACAAAAACTGCCCCGGCTGTAGTTGGACTTATCGAAGTAGAAAACAGACAGGTCATTGAAGATCTTGTCAAGCAGCCTGCTCTTGCTAAATATGATTACGGAATTATCCATTACAACTCTTATGATTACCGAGGAATAGATGTCGCTTTGATTTATCAGAAAAGAAGATTCACGCCAACGAATTCATTGAAAAAAGAATTAAAAGTCTTCGGTGATGACGGCAAAAGAGAATATACAAGAGATATTTTGGTGGTAACAGGTTTCCTGGATAATGAAAAAGTAGCATTCTTTATGAATCACTGGCCTTCAAGAAGAGGAGGTGAAGCTATTTCGCTGCCTAAGAGAAACGCAGCAGCAGCGTTGCTGAAACAGCAGATGGACAGTATAAGAACTGCAGATCCCACTACAAAGGTTTTTGCAATGGGTGACTTTAATGATGATCCTGTAAGTGCTAGTTTGAAAAATTATTTAAAAGCTGTAGCCAGTCCTAAAGATTTAAGCGAAACGACACCCTATCTGAATTTAATGTATCCTCTATATAAGAAAGGGATTGCTTCGCTGGCTTATCAGGACGCTCCTAACCTTTTTGACCAGATTATTGTTTCTAAAAACTTAATAACTGATCAGGTAACAAAAGAATATTCTGTATATAAAGCAGAAATTTTCGCGCCTGCTTATCTTGTGAATAAAGAAGGAAATTATAAAGGTTATCCTTTCAGATCATGGGACGGAGATCGGTTTACAGGAGGTTACAGTGACCACTTCCCGGCGTTTGTAATTCTTCAGAAAGAACCCTGA
- a CDS encoding helix-turn-helix domain-containing protein, which produces MPDFKQIYTDIITEKFPDKINDPLIINKLDSLNTAIDILKFNRLIFGQAEYAVEFKSQRLRSYDESSIREILNYQNKNKLTNQETANHFKTSRNTIAKWKSIYKR; this is translated from the coding sequence ATGCCGGATTTCAAACAAATATATACTGATATTATCACTGAGAAATTCCCTGATAAAATAAACGATCCGTTGATAATCAATAAACTGGATTCCCTAAATACCGCTATAGATATTCTGAAATTCAACAGATTGATCTTTGGTCAGGCAGAATATGCGGTTGAGTTTAAGAGCCAAAGATTACGTTCTTATGATGAATCTTCCATCCGTGAGATTCTAAATTATCAAAATAAAAATAAGCTGACCAACCAGGAAACAGCCAATCATTTCAAAACCAGCCGGAATACTATTGCTAAATGGAAGTCCATTTATAAGAGATAG
- the rho gene encoding transcription termination factor Rho encodes MFNIETLRSKSVTELTKILKDLGVKVARNSNDNDKIFAVLDFQASNPKVAKDYFNATETSMDTEEKPADKPAKAPVKKAAPKRQPAKPKAEVKTPAETIPIAEEKTEEKVSAPAEKKQEEPKAETTAAPEDNNSAQAKKKRKRVVANTGNTEAPQERAEAPKNAEAQESAPSEERSNTSQPQARSQQRGHNNPQNSGNQHKNQNQHQNQNPNQHQGQNPNQNQNQHRQNADRQEEHHSEHRKEFSFDGMVSIEGVLEILPDNYGFLRSSDFSYISSPDDVYVSTAQIRNFGLKTGDTVKGIVRLPKEGEKYFSLLKPIEVNGRDLAFIKDRVAFEYLTPLFPEEKFNLAGDNSTMSTRIVDLFAPIGKGQRAMIVAQPKTGKTMLLKDIANSIAANHPEVYMMVLLIDERPEEVTDMERSVNAEVIASTFDEAADKHVKVANLVLAKAQRMVECGHDVVILLDSITRLARAYNTVTPASGKVLSGGVDANALHKPKRFFGAARKIEGGGSLTIIATALIDTGSKMDEVIFEEFKGTGNMELQLDRKIANRRIYPAIDLVSSSTRRDDLLLDEVTSQRMWIFRKYLSEMNPVEAMEFVNKNIRGTLNNEEFLMSMNK; translated from the coding sequence ATGTTTAACATAGAAACGTTAAGGTCAAAATCCGTAACGGAACTGACTAAAATCTTAAAAGATTTAGGCGTTAAAGTTGCTAGAAACAGCAATGATAATGATAAAATCTTTGCCGTTCTTGACTTTCAGGCTTCTAACCCTAAAGTTGCAAAAGATTATTTCAACGCCACAGAAACCAGCATGGATACTGAAGAAAAACCGGCAGACAAACCTGCTAAGGCCCCTGTGAAAAAAGCAGCGCCTAAAAGACAACCTGCCAAACCTAAAGCAGAGGTAAAAACCCCAGCAGAAACAATTCCAATAGCTGAAGAGAAAACAGAGGAAAAAGTTTCCGCTCCTGCAGAAAAGAAACAGGAAGAACCTAAAGCTGAAACAACAGCAGCTCCTGAAGACAACAATTCAGCACAAGCCAAGAAAAAAAGGAAGAGAGTAGTTGCCAACACAGGTAATACAGAAGCTCCCCAGGAAAGAGCGGAAGCTCCTAAAAATGCAGAAGCTCAAGAATCTGCACCATCAGAAGAAAGGTCTAATACTTCTCAACCTCAGGCCAGATCCCAACAAAGAGGACACAACAATCCGCAGAACAGCGGAAACCAGCATAAAAATCAAAATCAGCACCAAAACCAAAACCCAAATCAACACCAGGGCCAGAATCCCAACCAAAACCAAAATCAGCACAGACAAAATGCTGACAGGCAGGAGGAGCACCATTCTGAGCATAGAAAAGAATTCAGTTTTGATGGAATGGTAAGTATTGAAGGGGTTTTAGAGATCCTTCCGGATAATTATGGATTCCTTCGTTCATCTGATTTCAGTTATATTTCTTCTCCTGATGACGTGTATGTTTCTACTGCACAGATCAGAAATTTCGGTCTTAAAACCGGAGATACAGTGAAAGGTATTGTAAGACTTCCAAAAGAAGGCGAGAAATATTTTTCATTACTAAAACCAATCGAAGTCAACGGACGTGATCTTGCTTTTATTAAAGACCGTGTCGCTTTTGAATATTTAACACCGCTTTTCCCTGAAGAGAAATTTAACCTCGCCGGAGATAATTCTACAATGTCCACAAGAATTGTTGATTTATTTGCGCCAATCGGGAAAGGGCAGAGAGCAATGATCGTTGCACAGCCTAAAACAGGTAAAACAATGTTGCTTAAAGATATCGCCAATTCTATCGCTGCCAATCACCCTGAAGTCTATATGATGGTTCTTCTGATCGACGAACGTCCGGAAGAAGTTACCGATATGGAAAGAAGTGTAAATGCAGAAGTTATAGCCTCTACATTTGACGAAGCTGCAGATAAACACGTAAAAGTGGCCAACCTTGTTTTAGCAAAAGCTCAGAGAATGGTGGAATGTGGTCATGATGTAGTGATTTTATTAGATTCAATTACCAGATTAGCAAGAGCTTATAATACGGTTACGCCTGCTTCAGGTAAAGTTTTATCGGGAGGTGTGGATGCCAATGCTCTTCACAAGCCAAAAAGATTCTTCGGAGCGGCCAGAAAAATTGAAGGTGGCGGTTCATTAACTATTATTGCTACAGCCCTAATTGATACAGGTTCTAAAATGGACGAAGTGATCTTTGAAGAATTCAAAGGTACAGGTAACATGGAACTTCAGTTAGACAGAAAAATTGCCAACAGAAGAATTTATCCTGCAATTGATCTTGTCTCTTCAAGCACACGTAGAGATGACCTTCTATTGGATGAGGTGACTTCCCAGAGAATGTGGATCTTCAGAAAATATCTTTCTGAAATGAATCCTGTAGAAGCAATGGAATTTGTAAATAAAAACATCAGAGGAACTTTAAATAATGAAGAATTCCTGATGTCTATGAATAAATAG
- a CDS encoding DUF6146 family protein has translation MKNLIVLFLFALIPYSCFSQNSPKKEEEKSEMKPSKNEDGEWDLTVIDTQFDYFLNAVAKPISQYSESYLKTKNTFLVNEWNSYYSSGRYRNIIESGIDYDPRENYGIKFEYKLYQVFAYVSWKYGLKMNGLSGSDAVR, from the coding sequence ATGAAAAATCTGATCGTACTATTTCTCTTTGCCCTGATTCCTTACAGTTGTTTTTCTCAAAACAGCCCTAAGAAAGAGGAAGAGAAATCTGAAATGAAGCCTTCTAAAAATGAAGACGGCGAGTGGGATCTTACGGTGATCGATACCCAATTCGATTACTTTTTAAATGCAGTGGCTAAACCAATAAGCCAGTACTCTGAATCATACCTGAAAACAAAAAATACTTTTCTGGTCAATGAATGGAACTCCTATTACAGCTCAGGAAGGTACCGTAATATTATAGAATCAGGGATAGATTACGACCCGAGGGAAAATTACGGGATCAAATTTGAATATAAGCTGTATCAGGTTTTTGCCTATGTAAGCTGGAAGTACGGACTGAAAATGAATGGCCTTTCCGGAAGTGATGCCGTGAGATAA
- a CDS encoding M28 family peptidase, producing the protein MKKLTYLTLSLFSAFTFAQEVSKERINTVISTLASDEMKGREIGTQENENAANYIAKLFKENNLEYCTGNSYLVPFDYKGKTVYNVCGVKKGKTDKYLGFSGHFDHIGTNNNAGDNIFNGADDDASGITTLVGISDYFKNKKPEFSMVFMAFNGEEKGMLRINSYF; encoded by the coding sequence ATGAAAAAACTAACCTATCTTACTTTATCTCTTTTTTCGGCATTTACTTTCGCTCAGGAAGTTTCAAAAGAAAGAATTAACACTGTTATTTCAACATTGGCATCTGATGAAATGAAGGGCCGCGAAATAGGAACTCAAGAAAATGAAAACGCAGCAAATTATATTGCAAAACTTTTCAAGGAAAACAATCTTGAATACTGTACCGGAAATTCTTACCTGGTTCCTTTTGATTATAAAGGAAAAACAGTTTATAACGTGTGTGGTGTTAAAAAAGGAAAAACCGATAAATATTTAGGATTTTCTGGACATTTCGATCATATCGGAACAAACAATAACGCTGGTGACAATATTTTTAACGGTGCTGATGATGATGCCAGCGGAATCACCACTTTAGTAGGAATTTCAGATTATTTTAAAAATAAGAAGCCTGAATTCTCAATGGTCTTCATGGCATTTAACGGCGAAGAAAAGGGAATGTTAAGGATCAACAGCTATTTCTGA
- a CDS encoding M28 family peptidase, with translation MSEDKNLDKIYNNLTALFNFEMVATESEFGKNAVFMTGDEFSDLDELFNKNAVNGLKINPDPYASEQLFYRSDNVNFVKKKIIAHSISTADMSKIKHYHQVNDDVNIVDFDNMTQLINNFGKTLEKLSPKNFTPKYNDKVQY, from the coding sequence ATTTCTGAAGATAAAAACCTGGATAAGATTTATAATAATCTAACAGCTCTGTTCAATTTTGAGATGGTAGCCACCGAGTCTGAGTTTGGAAAAAATGCAGTTTTCATGACGGGTGATGAATTTTCTGACCTTGACGAGCTTTTCAATAAAAATGCAGTAAACGGACTTAAGATAAATCCTGACCCGTACGCTTCAGAACAATTATTTTACAGATCGGACAACGTGAATTTTGTGAAAAAGAAAATCATTGCCCATTCTATTTCTACCGCAGACATGAGTAAAATAAAACATTACCACCAGGTGAATGACGATGTAAATATTGTAGATTTTGATAATATGACACAGCTTATTAATAATTTTGGGAAGACTTTAGAAAAATTAAGCCCTAAAAACTTTACCCCGAAGTATAATGATAAAGTACAATATTAA
- a CDS encoding DUF1801 domain-containing protein codes for MNPIQEYFYRIDEPERSTLLFLRKKILESDSEHITETLSFGLPFFKYKKKMLCYLYYSKKHKQHYVSFYHGDRLNHPLLLQEGRKKFKILLINMEEDLPVEIILNLAEEVKKYIK; via the coding sequence ATGAATCCTATACAAGAGTACTTCTACAGAATCGATGAGCCTGAAAGAAGTACTCTTTTGTTTTTAAGGAAAAAGATCCTCGAATCTGATTCTGAGCATATCACTGAAACCTTAAGTTTTGGGCTTCCTTTTTTTAAGTATAAGAAAAAAATGTTGTGCTATCTTTACTACAGTAAAAAGCACAAACAACATTATGTAAGTTTCTATCACGGAGACAGGCTCAATCATCCTCTCCTACTTCAGGAGGGCAGGAAGAAGTTTAAAATACTTCTGATCAACATGGAAGAAGATTTGCCTGTTGAGATTATTCTAAACCTTGCAGAAGAGGTTAAGAAGTATATAAAATAA
- a CDS encoding DUF4293 domain-containing protein codes for MLQRIQTIWTLLAVLAAVSLFVTGQDVDVFGNIPVIDISCIALVLAGALSIFSFKNRKRQILLNTFSIIINVLLIGVLAYWLLNLSGGIQIPEKGIEPVFPLIAVICLLIANVLIRRDERLVKSVDRLR; via the coding sequence ATGTTACAGAGAATACAGACTATATGGACTCTTTTGGCGGTTTTGGCTGCTGTTTCCCTTTTCGTTACAGGACAGGATGTTGACGTTTTTGGCAATATTCCGGTGATTGATATTAGTTGTATTGCCCTTGTTTTGGCAGGAGCATTGAGTATTTTTAGTTTTAAAAACAGAAAAAGACAAATTTTGCTGAATACATTCAGCATCATTATAAACGTTTTGTTGATTGGTGTATTGGCGTACTGGTTACTAAACTTATCCGGAGGAATTCAGATTCCTGAGAAGGGTATTGAGCCGGTTTTCCCATTGATCGCGGTGATCTGTCTGCTTATTGCAAACGTACTGATCCGCAGAGATGAGAGGCTCGTAAAATCTGTAGACCGACTTCGATAA